One part of the Marinobacter sp. M3C genome encodes these proteins:
- the pgm gene encoding phosphoglucomutase (alpha-D-glucose-1,6-bisphosphate-dependent), whose product MISPLAGKPATRSLLVDVPCLVSAYYTGVPDPSVPAQRVAFGTSGHRGSSFECSFNEWHVLAITQAICEYRQSQHISGPLFLGIDTHALSQPACASALEVLAAHGVDVMLATDDEYTPTPAISHAILTHNRGRSSGLADGIVVTPSHNPPDNGGFKYNPPNGGPAGTDITAGIEAAANRFLEAGLTGVKRVPYARALRASTTHRYDFLNAYVADLDSVIDFDVIRDAKIRIGVDPLGGAGVHYWARIAEQHRLDLTVVSDVVDPTFGFMTVDWDGQIRMDPSSTYAMRRLEGMKDNFDIAFACDTDHDRHGIVTPAAGLMPPNHYLAVAIDYLFRHRLAWGAHAAIGKTVVSTSLIDRVAARLDRKLYEVPVGFKWFAPGLLDSSLGFGGEESAGASFLRRDGKVWTTDKDGLVPALLAAEITARCGQNPAQAYVQLTQQLGEPVADRVEAPATAAQKTQLAALTPTSISAHDLAGEAITAVLDHAPGNAAAIGGIKVVTKNGWFAARPSGTEDIYKIYAESFNGSEHLQRILKEAQTIVDKAIASP is encoded by the coding sequence ATGATCAGCCCTCTGGCCGGCAAACCGGCGACCCGCTCACTGCTCGTCGACGTGCCTTGCCTGGTCAGTGCGTATTACACCGGCGTGCCCGACCCATCGGTGCCGGCGCAGCGTGTTGCCTTCGGCACTTCCGGCCATCGCGGCTCGTCGTTCGAGTGCTCGTTCAACGAATGGCACGTGCTGGCAATTACCCAGGCGATCTGCGAATACCGCCAGAGCCAGCACATCAGCGGACCGCTGTTTCTAGGCATCGACACCCATGCCCTGTCACAGCCGGCCTGCGCGAGTGCGCTCGAAGTGTTGGCCGCCCACGGCGTTGATGTAATGCTGGCGACGGACGACGAGTACACGCCGACACCGGCCATCTCCCACGCCATTCTGACCCATAATCGGGGACGAAGCTCGGGGCTGGCCGACGGTATTGTGGTGACGCCGTCGCACAACCCGCCCGACAACGGCGGCTTCAAGTACAACCCACCGAACGGCGGCCCGGCCGGGACCGACATCACCGCCGGCATCGAGGCCGCCGCAAACCGCTTTCTGGAAGCCGGGCTGACGGGGGTCAAGCGCGTACCTTACGCGCGGGCACTGCGCGCCTCGACCACGCACCGCTACGACTTCCTCAACGCCTACGTTGCCGATCTCGACAGCGTGATCGACTTCGACGTTATCCGCGACGCCAAGATTCGCATCGGCGTTGATCCACTCGGCGGTGCCGGCGTGCACTACTGGGCGCGCATCGCCGAGCAGCACCGGCTTGACCTTACCGTGGTCAGCGACGTGGTCGACCCAACCTTCGGTTTCATGACGGTCGACTGGGACGGCCAGATCCGCATGGATCCGTCGTCAACCTATGCAATGCGGCGGCTAGAGGGCATGAAGGACAACTTCGACATCGCATTCGCCTGTGATACCGACCACGACCGCCACGGCATTGTTACGCCCGCAGCTGGCCTGATGCCACCGAATCATTACCTCGCGGTGGCCATCGACTATCTGTTCAGACACCGCCTGGCGTGGGGCGCACACGCTGCGATCGGCAAGACGGTGGTCAGCACGAGTCTGATTGACCGCGTCGCAGCAAGGCTGGATCGCAAATTGTACGAAGTGCCGGTCGGCTTCAAGTGGTTTGCGCCCGGGCTACTGGACAGCTCGCTTGGCTTTGGCGGCGAGGAAAGTGCCGGCGCCAGCTTCTTGCGCCGCGACGGCAAGGTCTGGACCACCGACAAAGACGGCCTGGTGCCGGCACTGCTGGCCGCCGAGATCACGGCGCGTTGCGGGCAGAACCCAGCCCAGGCCTATGTGCAGCTGACTCAACAGCTTGGCGAGCCGGTTGCTGATCGCGTTGAGGCGCCAGCAACGGCGGCGCAGAAGACACAACTCGCGGCGCTCACGCCAACCAGCATCAGTGCGCACGACCTGGCCGGCGAAGCGATCACCGCTGTGCTCGATCACGCCCCGGGCAACGCTGCGGCCATTGGCGGCATAAAGGTTGTCACCAAAAACGGCTGGTTCGCGGCGCGGCCGTCGGGTACCGAAGACATCTACAAGATTTACGCCGAGAGTTTTAACGGCAGCGAGCACCTGCAACGCATCCTGAAAGAGGCGCAGACAATCGTCGATAAGGCGATTGCATCACCATGA
- the zwf gene encoding glucose-6-phosphate dehydrogenase — MNATDGTGASADRSHSDALVIFGFSGDLASKKIFPALYAMVKKGSLTVPVLGVASSKWSVDEWHSHVRDSLLHEDHAGGIDDPAAFDRLIALLNYVSGDYNNAATFTALKVALDGAQRPAFYLAIPPSLFAIVIQSLGHAGLAQDARVIVEKPFGRDLASARELNAVAQAVFPESSIFRIDHYLGKEAIMNILYFRFANSFLEPVWNRHHIASVQVTLAEDFGVGGRGAFYESAGCLRDVIENHLFQIVAMLAMEPPAFQGFEAVHSAKSSVLSAMQPLKPGDLVRGQYIGYRDEKGVANDSDVETFCALRLFINSWRWAGVPWYLRAGKQLPRSVVEVQVQMQPPPQCLFDDSGPAAGRANYFRFRLQPEASIALAARIKRPGKKFVGVQRELYLGGRDGEEEPGAMSTYERLLGDAMAGDGALFTDANAVMAAWTVVEPVLTEHGPALSYEAGSWGPIAADMLIADDGGWHDPATDAPTQNDKPERGPQ, encoded by the coding sequence ATGAACGCCACCGATGGCACCGGAGCGAGCGCAGATCGGTCGCATTCCGACGCCTTGGTGATCTTCGGCTTCAGCGGCGATCTTGCCAGCAAGAAAATCTTCCCTGCGCTCTACGCCATGGTGAAGAAAGGCTCACTCACAGTGCCAGTGCTCGGCGTGGCATCATCTAAGTGGAGCGTTGACGAATGGCACAGCCACGTACGCGACAGCCTGCTGCACGAAGATCATGCCGGCGGCATCGATGACCCCGCCGCATTTGATCGTCTGATCGCGCTGCTCAATTACGTCAGCGGCGACTACAATAATGCCGCCACCTTCACCGCTTTAAAGGTGGCACTTGATGGCGCGCAGCGGCCAGCGTTTTACCTCGCGATCCCCCCCTCGCTGTTCGCCATCGTGATCCAGAGCCTGGGCCACGCGGGCCTGGCACAGGACGCGCGGGTCATCGTCGAGAAACCCTTCGGTCGCGATCTCGCATCCGCGCGCGAATTGAACGCCGTGGCGCAGGCTGTCTTTCCCGAGTCATCGATCTTCCGCATCGACCACTACTTGGGGAAGGAGGCGATCATGAATATCCTGTACTTTCGCTTCGCGAATTCGTTTCTCGAACCGGTTTGGAATCGCCACCACATCGCCAGCGTGCAGGTGACGCTGGCCGAGGACTTCGGGGTGGGTGGGCGCGGCGCCTTTTACGAAAGCGCTGGCTGCCTGCGCGACGTGATCGAAAACCATCTGTTCCAGATCGTCGCGATGCTGGCAATGGAGCCGCCGGCCTTCCAAGGGTTCGAAGCCGTGCACAGCGCTAAATCAAGCGTGCTTAGCGCGATGCAGCCGCTTAAGCCTGGTGATCTGGTACGCGGCCAATACATCGGTTACCGCGATGAAAAAGGCGTCGCCAACGACTCCGATGTCGAAACATTCTGCGCGCTGCGCCTGTTCATTAACTCGTGGCGCTGGGCCGGCGTTCCTTGGTACCTGCGCGCCGGCAAGCAGCTACCGCGTTCGGTGGTTGAGGTTCAGGTGCAGATGCAGCCACCGCCACAATGTTTGTTCGACGATTCGGGGCCGGCCGCTGGCCGCGCCAACTACTTCCGCTTTCGTTTGCAGCCCGAGGCCAGCATTGCGCTGGCAGCGCGCATCAAACGCCCGGGCAAAAAGTTCGTTGGCGTTCAGCGTGAGCTATATTTGGGGGGGAGAGATGGCGAAGAAGAGCCGGGTGCGATGTCCACTTACGAACGCCTGCTCGGTGACGCGATGGCAGGCGACGGCGCGCTGTTCACCGACGCGAACGCGGTGATGGCGGCCTGGACAGTGGTTGAGCCAGTCCTGACCGAGCATGGCCCCGCACTGTCGTATGAAGCCGGGAGCTGGGGCCCGATCGCAGCCGACATGCTGATCGCCGATGACGGTGGCTGGCACGACCCCGCAACTGACGCACCGACTCAGAACGACAAGCCCGAACGAGGTCCGCAATGA
- the pgi gene encoding glucose-6-phosphate isomerase — protein MSARQGATSRATPSSPTLQPAWKALVAHHRKIGHTHLHDLFATDAQRGQRFSLEAAGLYLDYSKNRIDGETLQLLTALATDCGLTERIEAMFRGDLINTTEKRSVLHVALRAPANDKLVVDGVDVVAEVQAMLQRMATFADAVRSGGWLGHTGKRIRNVISIGIGGSDLGPVMAYEALRHYSQRDLTLRFVSNVDGTDLVEATRDLDAAETLFIVCSKTFTTQETLTNARAAREWSVNQLGADKVVARHFAAVSANAQEVAQFGIVAENMFGFWDWVGGRYSMDSAIGLSTMFAIGPQHFRDLLAGFHAMDQHFHQAPIEANMPALLGLLAIWNNNFLGAATTAVLPYEQYLKRFPAYLQQLTMESNGKHVTQTGQRVDVDTAPILWGEPGTNGQHSFYQLLHQGTRLVPCDFIGFCQGLNPLGDQHDLLMANLFAQSEALAFGKNAASVAAEGIPSEQVPHHVFEGNRPSNTILAEQLTPKILGALIALYEHSVFTQGVIWGIDSFDQWGVELGKVLAQRVLPELDSANTTPLNHDSSTNALIRRYRRRHSANTPATQP, from the coding sequence ATGAGCGCCCGCCAAGGCGCGACATCACGCGCCACTCCAAGCTCGCCAACGTTGCAGCCGGCGTGGAAGGCACTCGTGGCCCACCATAGGAAAATTGGCCACACTCATCTGCATGATCTGTTCGCGACCGACGCGCAGCGCGGCCAACGATTCTCACTTGAAGCGGCCGGCCTGTATCTTGACTATTCGAAGAACCGCATCGACGGGGAAACGTTGCAGCTACTGACCGCACTCGCCACCGACTGTGGTCTGACCGAGCGTATTGAAGCCATGTTCCGTGGCGACCTTATCAACACCACCGAGAAGCGCTCTGTGCTGCACGTCGCGCTGCGTGCACCGGCTAACGACAAGCTCGTCGTCGATGGCGTCGACGTGGTCGCCGAGGTGCAGGCGATGCTGCAGCGTATGGCGACATTTGCCGACGCCGTGCGCAGCGGCGGCTGGCTCGGCCACACCGGTAAGCGTATTCGTAACGTCATCAGCATCGGCATCGGCGGCTCTGATCTGGGGCCGGTGATGGCTTATGAAGCCTTGCGTCATTATAGCCAGCGCGATCTAACGCTGCGTTTTGTTTCCAACGTCGACGGCACCGATCTGGTTGAGGCAACGCGCGATCTTGACGCCGCCGAAACGCTTTTCATCGTCTGCTCGAAGACCTTCACCACGCAGGAGACACTGACCAACGCGCGTGCGGCGCGCGAGTGGAGTGTCAACCAGCTCGGCGCCGACAAAGTTGTCGCGCGGCATTTCGCCGCTGTCTCCGCTAATGCTCAAGAAGTGGCGCAGTTCGGTATTGTCGCCGAAAACATGTTCGGCTTCTGGGATTGGGTGGGCGGCCGCTACTCGATGGACTCGGCGATTGGTCTGTCGACGATGTTCGCCATCGGCCCGCAGCACTTTCGCGACTTGCTGGCCGGTTTCCATGCGATGGATCAACACTTTCACCAGGCGCCGATTGAGGCGAATATGCCCGCCTTGCTCGGGCTGCTGGCGATCTGGAACAACAACTTTCTCGGCGCGGCAACCACCGCGGTGTTGCCGTACGAGCAGTACCTGAAGCGTTTTCCGGCGTACCTGCAGCAGCTGACAATGGAAAGCAACGGCAAGCATGTGACTCAGACCGGCCAGCGCGTCGACGTCGACACCGCACCCATCCTCTGGGGTGAGCCCGGAACCAACGGCCAACATTCGTTCTATCAGTTGCTGCACCAGGGTACTCGCTTGGTGCCGTGCGACTTTATCGGCTTCTGCCAGGGCCTGAACCCGCTTGGCGATCAGCACGATTTGCTGATGGCCAACCTGTTTGCGCAGAGCGAGGCGCTGGCGTTCGGTAAGAACGCGGCATCCGTGGCTGCCGAGGGCATCCCATCCGAGCAGGTGCCGCACCATGTTTTCGAAGGTAATCGGCCGAGCAACACGATCCTGGCCGAACAATTGACGCCTAAAATCCTGGGCGCGCTGATCGCGCTTTACGAGCACAGCGTGTTCACGCAGGGCGTGATCTGGGGCATCGATTCGTTCGACCAATGGGGAGTCGAACTCGGCAAAGTATTGGCGCAGCGTGTGTTGCCCGAGCTCGATAGCGCGAACACCACACCACTCAACCACGACAGTTCAACCAACGCGCTGATCCGGCGTTATCGGCGCCGACATTCGGCCAATACGCCTGCAACCCAACCCTGA
- the tal gene encoding transaldolase produces the protein MNTNTRKLHDLGQSLWVDNISREMLETGTLARYIADWSVTGLTSNPTIFEHAIGHGSFYDEAIKRLARRSESVEDLFFALALEDLTAAADLFRPVFDATGGLDGWISLEVSPLLADNAASTIQAAARLHTAANRPNLFIKIPGTAAGAEAIEESIFAGVPVNVTLLFSQEQYLAAAEAYMRGIERRIEAGLDPNVRSVASIFVSRWDVAVQDDVAPVFHNRLGIAVAMGAYKAYRNLLASPRWLQLAEAGAQPQRLLWASTGTKDPTAPDTLYVEALAAPDTINTIPEKTLHAFADHGEVSATLPIDGGYAEVELKVFRREGIDDKALAVRLQREGADAFAASWQALLARITEKRTSLTESDT, from the coding sequence ATGAACACCAACACCCGAAAACTGCACGATCTGGGCCAGAGCCTGTGGGTCGATAACATCAGCCGCGAAATGCTCGAAACGGGCACCCTGGCGCGCTACATCGCCGACTGGTCGGTGACCGGCTTGACGTCAAATCCGACGATCTTCGAACACGCGATTGGTCACGGCAGCTTCTACGATGAAGCGATAAAGCGCCTGGCGCGACGTAGCGAATCCGTAGAGGATCTGTTCTTTGCGCTCGCGCTGGAGGATCTGACCGCTGCGGCCGATCTGTTTCGTCCGGTCTTTGATGCCACCGGCGGGCTTGACGGCTGGATCTCTCTCGAAGTGTCACCTTTGTTGGCCGACAACGCCGCCAGCACCATCCAGGCCGCAGCCCGGTTGCATACCGCGGCCAACCGGCCAAATCTCTTTATTAAAATACCCGGCACAGCCGCCGGGGCCGAAGCCATCGAAGAATCGATCTTCGCCGGTGTGCCGGTGAACGTGACATTGCTGTTCTCGCAAGAACAGTACCTGGCGGCGGCCGAGGCCTACATGCGTGGCATCGAACGCCGTATCGAGGCGGGTTTAGACCCAAACGTACGCTCTGTGGCCTCAATATTCGTCAGCCGCTGGGACGTGGCCGTGCAGGACGACGTCGCGCCAGTCTTCCACAATCGCCTGGGCATTGCGGTCGCCATGGGCGCCTACAAAGCCTATCGCAATTTGCTCGCGTCGCCGCGCTGGTTGCAACTTGCTGAAGCGGGCGCACAGCCGCAGCGGCTGCTGTGGGCGAGTACTGGAACCAAGGACCCTACCGCACCGGACACGCTGTACGTCGAGGCGCTGGCGGCGCCTGACACCATCAACACGATTCCCGAAAAGACCCTGCATGCCTTTGCCGATCACGGCGAGGTGAGCGCCACGCTGCCAATCGATGGGGGCTACGCCGAGGTGGAGTTGAAAGTGTTCAGGCGCGAGGGCATCGACGACAAAGCCCTGGCCGTTCGTTTGCAGCGCGAGGGCGCCGATGCTTTTGCCGCATCGTGGCAGGCACTGCTTGCGCGTATCACCGAAAAGCGCACCAGCCTGACCGAGAGCGACACATGA